The segment GGCTCTGTGCCTCCCGTGTGCTGGCACCCAGATGTGGGCAGGAGATGACATTGGGATGGTTCACCAGGTCACGGTCCTTTGGGGGCTCCTGCAGACACAGTTCCATCCTGCCATCAGCTCCCAGCACCTACCCGGGAGCTCGGAGGGAGCAGGGGGCATTTACCCCACCTCCTTTGCAAGGAGAGAAGCTGAGGGCTGTTCCTggtcccagccccacagggttTGCTaggctgccctgccctggtTTGGGCAAAATTAAGGCAGTGCTGAGAGAAAGCCAAGCTCGGGaggtccccacagccccactcacCTGTGTGAAGACATCAAGGGCAGCCCCACCACACTGCCCCGACTGCAGCGCCCGCAGCAGCGCGCCCTCATCCACGATGCCACCGCGGGCACAGTTCACCACCTGCACACCACGGCGGCACTTGGCAAAGGTGCTGTCGTTCAGGAGCCCTGCGGAAGGAGGGCTGTGAGCAGAAgggggctgccccagctctccccaaacctccctgggacCGTGCCCGCTCCATACCCGTGGTGGAGGGCAGCAGCGGCGTGTGCACCGTGATGAAGTCGCAGCGGGGCCAGATCTGCTCCAGCGGCAGCTGCTCCACACCAAAGGTGGCTGAGACATCGGGGGTGATGATGGGATCGTAGCCGATGGTCTAAGGCAGAGCGGGCGCTCACTCTtacagcctggcacagtggctCTGGCCAGCTCAGGAAGGTCTATGCTCCCCATTGttcctccctgccctgtttCCTCACCTTCATGCCAAAAGCCTGCATACGAATGGCCACCTCCCTGCCGATGcgtcccagccccagcacgcCCAGCGTCTTCCCGTTCAGCTCCATGCCCATGTACTGGGGAGTACAGGGAGAGTGAGTGAGCACACCCCACACGGACACCCCCCCCCCAGAGGTGCTTCACTGCCTCCTACCTTCTTACGGTCCCACTTGCCCTCCTTCATGGAGGCAGCTGCCTGCGGGATCTGCctgaaaaggaggctgtgctCAGTGCAAGGCAGGGGGCTGTAGGGCACACCTGTCTGCATCCTGCCTTGTGCTCACCTGGCCAGGCACAGGATCATCCCACAGGTGAGCTCGGCGGCGCTGAGGCTGTTCCCAGTGGGTGTGCTGGGGATGGAGAGTGGTGTCACTggtgtgtgtccccagggctgacAGGAATCTGTGCCCCGTAGGGACAGAGGCACACAGGGTGGTGCCAGGGGCACCGTGGGTGGGGAGGGCACCCTACTGAAGTCTCCCCGGCCTCCCCAGGAACACGGGCACGGATGTCCCCACACTCCTGCTCTTACTTCATGACCAAGACACCTTTCCTGGTGGCTGCCTCCACGTCCACATTGTCCACGCCGGTGCCGGCTCTGCCCACCACCTGCAGCCTCTCTGCCGCCTGCAGAACCTCGGCCGTGACTTTGGTGGCCGAGCGGACGATGAGCCCATCGCAGTCCTAAGGGGTGACAGACACAACGAATGGGACCAGGACGGGGGTCGGTGGCCCCGGATGGGTGACGGGACGGGGACAGCCGCTGTCGGGGTCCGGGATCTGCCGTGCGAAACCGGACGGGCTCTTGCATCAGACGGGAGGCGGGGACCGGTCGAAGGGGTCCGCTGCCACTCGGGACCGCCgggctgcagctgtgcccaCCCACCCATACGctcacccacccacccacacGTGGGTGCAGCCCTGCCTCACCCGGATCTCCcgcagcagctcctccttgcTCAGCCCGGGCTTCTCTGTCACCCGGAGCCCGCCGGCCTGCAGGATCTCCCGGCAGCAGGGGTCCAAGCTTTCGCTGATCAGCACTTTCTGCAGCTTGCCCAGTGCCATGGCGGGagcgggccgggcgggacggggacggacgggacgggacgggggTGCTAACTCCCTCCGCACACCGCcgagaggctgctgctgcccctccgCCGCGCTAAAAGGGCTGCGAGCGGTGCACGTTTTTCGGGCTCATTGGGTCCCGTCTCCATAATCccacctccttcccctccccgtCCCATCCCCCTCTcatcccccccgcccccggggggagggagggaggaggcgAGAGGTGCGGGGCCAGGTCTGGGCCGGgccccccagcagccccagagaaAAGGGAGGAGGTGCCCTGCCAGGACCCCGTGGGTCGGGGAGCCACGAAAACCGGGGTCAGCCTGTCCCGAGCCTGCGCACCACgtccgtgcctcagtttcttcGTCCCGCATATGACAGCTCAGTAAGACAGGAGGGGGACAGC is part of the Taeniopygia guttata chromosome 8, bTaeGut7.mat, whole genome shotgun sequence genome and harbors:
- the PHGDH gene encoding D-3-phosphoglycerate dehydrogenase encodes the protein MALGKLQKVLISESLDPCCREILQAGGLRVTEKPGLSKEELLREIRDCDGLIVRSATKVTAEVLQAAERLQVVGRAGTGVDNVDVEAATRKGVLVMNTPTGNSLSAAELTCGMILCLARQIPQAAASMKEGKWDRKKYMGMELNGKTLGVLGLGRIGREVAIRMQAFGMKTIGYDPIITPDVSATFGVEQLPLEQIWPRCDFITVHTPLLPSTTGLLNDSTFAKCRRGVQVVNCARGGIVDEGALLRALQSGQCGGAALDVFTQEPPKDRDLVNHPNVISCPHLGASTREAQSRCGKEIAMQIVDLATGKGLAGVVNGQALSKAFAPQTKPWINLGKALGTVLCTAGKQVQGSVQVCTLGTPLKEAGSYLTPAVAAGMLAGGTQKEVTLVNATLLAQEAGLKVTTTHSDVTPEPDSSTGLVQVSLQGTPHQVTGTVQGSTPVLQQINGATFKLPAPLSGPLLIYRAKASDTSALATLTGLLSKAGAQLLSYHSSSTVAGEQWSVMGLSAPLSNLSELKPRVTEIFQLHLP